In Aminobacterium sp. MB27-C1, a single genomic region encodes these proteins:
- a CDS encoding HD-GYP domain-containing protein has protein sequence MKGDEISIEARIICVADVVEAMSSFRPYRPALGIEEALEEIQKKRNIWFDSRVVDACLSILKKQMSFLG, from the coding sequence TTGAAAGGCGATGAGATTTCTATTGAAGCCAGAATAATCTGTGTAGCAGATGTTGTAGAAGCCATGTCTTCTTTTCGTCCCTATCGACCGGCACTGGGCATTGAGGAAGCTTTGGAAGAAATACAGAAAAAACGGAATATATGGTTTGATAGTAGAGTTGTAGATGCATGTCTTTCAATTTTGAAGAAACAAATGAGTTTTTTGGGATAA
- a CDS encoding phosphate acyltransferase: MMHNLDFLLELCQTGRRMNLAVACPYGDDVLGAVCEAHKRGLINGILVGDSEQIKKKAEAHGFDLEGLSFVDEKNDYAATEKAVQMVSSKDADLLMKGFVKTAVLLHAVLNKEWGLRAGSLLSHLFLFEIPLLDRRILGISDGGMNMYPDLNAKVGIIENAVKCYHKIGVSNPLIAALGAVEVVNPDMPATLDAAALTQMNRRGQIKGCTVDGPFALDNAGKR, translated from the coding sequence ATGATGCATAATCTCGACTTTCTGCTTGAATTATGCCAAACAGGAAGACGCATGAATCTAGCTGTAGCTTGCCCTTATGGGGACGATGTTCTTGGAGCAGTTTGCGAAGCCCATAAGAGAGGATTAATTAATGGGATTCTTGTTGGAGATTCTGAACAAATTAAGAAAAAAGCGGAAGCGCATGGTTTTGACCTTGAGGGACTTTCTTTTGTAGATGAAAAGAATGACTACGCAGCTACAGAAAAAGCGGTGCAAATGGTTTCATCGAAAGATGCTGATTTGTTAATGAAGGGTTTTGTAAAGACAGCTGTTTTGCTTCATGCCGTTTTGAACAAAGAGTGGGGGCTACGTGCAGGCTCTTTACTTTCTCATCTTTTCCTCTTCGAAATACCACTTCTCGATCGCAGAATTTTAGGAATATCTGATGGTGGAATGAATATGTATCCTGACCTAAATGCTAAGGTTGGTATTATTGAAAATGCTGTAAAATGTTACCATAAGATTGGTGTGAGCAATCCTCTCATTGCTGCGTTGGGAGCCGTTGAGGTTGTAAACCCCGATATGCCCGCCACCCTAGATGCTGCGGCTTTGACACAAATGAACCGACGTGGACAAATCAAAGGTTGTACTGTTGATGGCCCCTTTGCTCTTGATAACGCAGGTAAGCGATGA
- a CDS encoding IclR family transcriptional regulator C-terminal domain-containing protein, with product MHSRVGVKGSLINLSAGKAILSSLQWEDVCRILGVDATQELHEELEEIRLRGYAVDNERNEKGLRCVGSVIVNGSLKPLGGLSLSAPVYRFDSAMITDYGDKVHKTAQAISSALLQYEQKRFKNK from the coding sequence ATGCATTCTCGTGTAGGAGTAAAAGGTTCTCTTATTAACCTTTCTGCAGGTAAGGCTATTCTGTCCTCTCTTCAGTGGGAGGATGTTTGTCGTATTTTAGGTGTGGATGCAACACAGGAACTTCATGAAGAGTTAGAAGAAATTCGACTAAGAGGATATGCAGTGGATAACGAACGAAATGAGAAAGGCCTTCGATGTGTTGGATCTGTTATTGTAAATGGTAGCTTAAAACCATTGGGAGGGTTAAGTCTCTCTGCGCCCGTATATCGTTTTGATTCTGCAATGATAACTGACTATGGTGATAAGGTTCATAAAACAGCGCAAGCCATAAGTAGCGCATTGCTTCAATATGAGCAAAAAAGATTTAAAAATAAATAA
- a CDS encoding alanine--glyoxylate aminotransferase family protein, producing the protein MLKTPKLVMIPGPTPVTRSIQDQMGRETVAFGDSSFVQDYKEVLADLKELWKCSGEVFVIAGSGTLAMEMAIANITKRGDSVLICSNGFFGDRFIDMCQRKGLDVELLSAPWGTSVTAEDVEKKLAEKKYDVVTVTHVETSTGVMAPIEAIGKVVKAHGALYVVDGVAASAGAEEYVDPMGIDVLLTCSQKAFGVAPGLAILWASTKAVEKDVLLRQSPSHTQTLKNGFR; encoded by the coding sequence ATGCTTAAAACCCCTAAGTTAGTAATGATTCCAGGTCCCACTCCCGTAACCCGTTCCATCCAAGATCAAATGGGCAGAGAGACAGTAGCTTTTGGTGACTCATCCTTTGTTCAGGATTACAAAGAAGTTTTGGCTGATTTGAAAGAACTCTGGAAGTGTAGTGGCGAAGTTTTCGTTATTGCAGGTTCAGGAACATTAGCTATGGAGATGGCCATAGCTAATATTACCAAACGAGGCGATAGTGTTCTCATTTGTTCCAATGGTTTTTTCGGAGATCGTTTTATTGATATGTGCCAGAGAAAGGGGCTTGATGTCGAACTTCTTTCTGCCCCATGGGGTACATCTGTTACAGCTGAAGATGTGGAAAAAAAGCTTGCCGAAAAAAAATACGATGTGGTTACAGTGACTCACGTGGAAACGTCTACTGGCGTTATGGCTCCCATCGAAGCTATTGGAAAAGTTGTTAAAGCCCACGGAGCTCTTTATGTTGTCGATGGTGTTGCTGCATCTGCAGGGGCAGAAGAATATGTTGATCCAATGGGAATTGACGTTCTTCTTACATGTTCACAAAAAGCTTTTGGAGTTGCCCCTGGCCTTGCAATCCTTTGGGCAAGTACCAAAGCAGTGGAAAAAGACGTTCTCTTGAGACAATCCCCGAGTCATACGCAGACTTTGAAAAATGGCTTCCGGTAA
- a CDS encoding dihydrodipicolinate synthase family protein, protein MFEPRGIFAPVATTFNDLGNIDLQKYKENTVKFSKTGLAGLVILGSNGEFVMLDMGEKVSLVETARKALPSSMRVIAGTGCESVRDTIELTRRCADVGANAALVITPHFFKKDMNSQTLENFFIAIADASPIPIMLYNMPGNAGVNIPPSLAVALSKHPNIVGIKDSSGNIVQIAEVIAGTKENKFSVFAGSGSFLLPTLLLGGVGGTLAVANVVPEYCVSLYNAWNNKELDKARELQLGLLELNAAVTGRFGIGGMKAAMEMAGYWGGKPRLPILPATETMREEIQRIYDRTISHFSRIEGKEY, encoded by the coding sequence ATGTTTGAACCACGAGGTATTTTTGCTCCAGTAGCGACGACTTTTAACGACTTAGGTAACATTGATCTTCAGAAATATAAAGAGAATACTGTGAAATTTAGTAAAACAGGTCTGGCCGGTCTGGTTATTCTCGGAAGTAATGGCGAATTTGTTATGCTTGATATGGGAGAGAAAGTCTCCTTGGTTGAAACGGCGAGAAAAGCCCTTCCTTCCTCAATGAGAGTTATTGCGGGAACAGGATGTGAGTCTGTTCGAGATACTATAGAACTTACCAGGCGATGTGCAGATGTAGGGGCAAATGCTGCCCTTGTAATAACGCCTCACTTTTTTAAAAAAGATATGAATTCTCAGACACTTGAAAATTTCTTTATTGCTATAGCTGATGCCTCTCCTATCCCGATTATGCTTTATAACATGCCTGGAAATGCCGGAGTCAATATCCCCCCATCTCTAGCAGTAGCTCTTTCTAAGCATCCCAATATAGTGGGAATTAAAGATAGCTCTGGAAATATTGTTCAAATAGCTGAAGTTATTGCTGGGACAAAAGAAAATAAATTTTCGGTTTTTGCAGGATCAGGAAGTTTTCTCCTTCCTACCCTTCTACTTGGTGGAGTTGGTGGAACTCTCGCAGTTGCTAATGTGGTTCCTGAATATTGTGTATCCCTTTATAACGCCTGGAACAATAAGGAACTCGATAAAGCCAGGGAACTTCAATTGGGATTGCTTGAGCTTAATGCTGCTGTTACGGGACGTTTTGGTATTGGAGGCATGAAAGCCGCTATGGAAATGGCAGGATATTGGGGCGGAAAACCAAGATTGCCGATTCTCCCAGCCACTGAGACAATGAGAGAAGAGATTCAAAGAATCTATGACAGGACGATTTCCCATTTCTCTCGAATTGAAGGAAAAGAATATTGA
- the deoC gene encoding deoxyribose-phosphate aldolase, with the protein MFFSAVVGFPLGYTSIAIKCYEIDMYKNLDNALSDLDVVININNVKSGNWNEVDQEMSELCKSAKGKILKLIIETPLLSYEEIEQVCRIALNHKGIHFIKTSTGFCGKDTTLQEVEVIAKTINGEKGIKVSGGVRNLAQIQAFIDVGATIFGSSSGISIIEEARKR; encoded by the coding sequence CTGTTTTTCTCCGCCGTTGTTGGGTTCCCTCTTGGATATACTTCGATTGCCATAAAATGTTATGAAATTGACATGTACAAAAATCTGGATAACGCTCTTTCGGACCTTGATGTTGTTATTAATATTAATAATGTGAAGTCGGGAAACTGGAACGAAGTAGATCAAGAGATGAGTGAACTTTGCAAATCTGCCAAAGGAAAGATTCTTAAACTGATTATAGAAACACCTCTTCTCTCCTATGAAGAAATAGAACAAGTGTGCCGTATCGCTCTGAATCACAAAGGAATCCATTTCATAAAAACAAGCACAGGTTTTTGTGGAAAGGATACTACTTTACAAGAGGTGGAAGTTATCGCAAAAACAATCAATGGAGAAAAAGGAATAAAAGTATCTGGCGGTGTTAGAAATCTAGCTCAAATTCAGGCTTTCATTGACGTAGGAGCAACCATTTTCGGTTCAAGCTCGGGCATAAGTATAATCGAAGAGGCCAGGAAAAGATAA
- a CDS encoding peptidylprolyl isomerase: MVQIKEGNTVSVHYKGTLDDGTVFDTSEGRDPLKFTVGAGQVIEGFDKAVLDMSIGDSKTVTIPAAEAYGEYEPNLMAEVPAEHIPGDLEPKTGEVLQVQTPDGHVFNALVVDVSEKGMMLDANHPLAGKALTFEITIVEIEE, translated from the coding sequence ATGGTTCAGATAAAAGAAGGTAACACGGTATCAGTGCATTACAAGGGCACTTTAGATGATGGTACAGTATTCGACACTTCAGAAGGCCGTGATCCGTTAAAATTTACAGTAGGCGCAGGCCAGGTTATTGAAGGGTTTGATAAAGCGGTTTTAGATATGTCTATCGGAGATTCTAAGACAGTTACAATCCCTGCAGCAGAAGCATATGGGGAATATGAGCCTAATTTGATGGCCGAGGTCCCTGCAGAGCATATTCCAGGTGATCTTGAACCCAAGACTGGAGAAGTGTTACAAGTCCAAACACCAGATGGGCATGTTTTCAATGCTTTAGTTGTGGATGTGAGTGAGAAAGGCATGATGCTTGATGCCAATCATCCCCTGGCAGGAAAAGCGCTTACGTTCGAAATAACAATTGTGGAAATCGAAGAATAA
- a CDS encoding DNA-binding protein: MLTENIVTVAGTLHHVQGKKILQNRLGEYVTFALKQETPWDDGSTRRDFLLMRAYQPELRKWVLSRKEGTTVRVEGDVRSSLGSGEMYVLVRAIEEI, from the coding sequence ATGCTGACGGAGAACATCGTTACGGTGGCCGGGACTCTGCATCACGTCCAGGGTAAAAAGATTCTTCAAAATAGGTTGGGTGAGTATGTGACCTTTGCACTAAAGCAAGAAACCCCTTGGGACGATGGGAGTACCCGGCGCGATTTTCTACTTATGCGGGCGTATCAACCGGAACTGAGAAAATGGGTTCTGAGCCGTAAGGAGGGCACGACTGTACGAGTAGAAGGAGATGTTCGTTCGTCACTTGGCAGCGGAGAGATGTATGTTCTTGTTCGGGCGATAGAAGAAATTTAA
- a CDS encoding DNA-binding protein, translating into MENNVKITGVLHFIEGEKEQVSRMGKYVAFAVKQDTPWEDGNVRHDFLLMRAFGSTEQAWVLAHEEGTPVRVEGKLRSSAGSGEMYIQVDTIEEVKD; encoded by the coding sequence ATGGAAAATAACGTAAAAATAACTGGAGTATTACATTTTATTGAAGGCGAAAAAGAGCAAGTCAGCCGTATGGGAAAGTATGTTGCTTTTGCGGTAAAACAGGATACGCCATGGGAAGATGGCAACGTTCGCCACGATTTTCTTCTGATGCGGGCGTTTGGTTCCACTGAGCAGGCTTGGGTATTGGCTCATGAGGAAGGGACGCCTGTTCGCGTCGAAGGGAAACTTCGCTCTTCTGCTGGAAGTGGCGAGATGTATATTCAGGTAGATACAATCGAAGAAGTAAAAGACTAA
- the tpx gene encoding thiol peroxidase: MEKTGIVTMKGNPLTLIGPALSIGDKAPEFNVLDQNLTSKTLRDFSGCIKVISVTPSLDTPVCDLQIHWFNEDAANQPDDVAILNISMDLPFALKRFCATKGIESAIALSDHRDASFGTNWGVLIKELRLLTRAVFIADKDDIIRYIEIVPEATNEPDYEKALQALETIVR, from the coding sequence ATGGAAAAAACAGGAATCGTAACTATGAAGGGAAATCCGTTAACCCTTATTGGCCCTGCTCTTTCGATAGGTGACAAAGCTCCTGAATTCAACGTTCTTGACCAGAATCTAACTTCGAAAACTCTACGCGATTTTTCAGGATGCATTAAAGTTATTTCTGTAACCCCGTCACTTGATACCCCCGTCTGCGACTTGCAAATCCATTGGTTCAACGAAGATGCTGCCAATCAACCTGATGACGTAGCCATCTTAAATATTTCAATGGATCTTCCTTTTGCCTTAAAACGTTTTTGCGCTACCAAAGGCATTGAAAGCGCTATTGCTCTTTCTGACCATAGAGATGCCTCTTTCGGCACAAATTGGGGTGTTTTGATTAAAGAACTTCGTTTACTTACTCGTGCCGTCTTTATTGCAGATAAAGACGATATTATTAGGTATATAGAAATCGTTCCAGAAGCTACTAACGAACCAGATTATGAAAAAGCTCTTCAAGCTCTCGAAACAATAGTTCGCTGA
- a CDS encoding HD-GYP domain-containing protein, with translation MNLARRIPVWDIPCCSGVIIEDVLSPGGALLVPKGMNLSKLGDSRLSFANTLQERGICYVTVKEDVDFVLGEVFDVLEALDLPSNPVDSRIALQTIHEVRRIFSAIASGEVSQVCLVPLLRVGRLLAQCITKNPRILLSLGSVREQDQYTFVHSFNVALLSGFLAYRLFPENLGLVEAVTTGGLLHDLGKARLPLSILNKPSRLSENEFEEVKTPCIWCEYCKTIRY, from the coding sequence ATGAACTTGGCACGGCGGATTCCAGTATGGGATATCCCTTGTTGTTCTGGCGTGATTATAGAAGACGTATTGTCTCCAGGAGGAGCCTTATTAGTTCCTAAAGGGATGAATCTCTCTAAACTGGGGGATTCACGCTTGTCTTTTGCCAATACACTTCAGGAGCGCGGAATTTGTTACGTAACTGTTAAAGAGGATGTTGATTTTGTCCTTGGAGAAGTTTTTGATGTTCTGGAAGCCTTGGATCTTCCTTCAAATCCTGTCGATTCGCGAATTGCCCTTCAAACTATTCATGAAGTTCGTCGTATTTTCAGTGCCATCGCATCAGGAGAGGTCTCTCAAGTCTGCCTTGTTCCTCTTTTACGAGTTGGAAGGTTGCTTGCGCAATGCATTACAAAGAACCCTCGAATCTTACTTTCATTGGGTAGTGTAAGAGAGCAGGATCAATATACGTTTGTTCATTCCTTTAATGTAGCGTTATTAAGTGGTTTTCTCGCATATCGTCTTTTTCCAGAAAATCTTGGTCTTGTAGAAGCTGTAACAACAGGAGGGCTACTTCACGATTTGGGGAAAGCCCGACTTCCTCTTTCCATTTTGAACAAACCATCTCGTTTATCTGAAAATGAATTCGAAGAAGTAAAAACACCCTGTATATGGTGCGAGTATTGCAAAACAATTAGGTATTGA
- a CDS encoding HD-GYP domain-containing protein, producing the protein MLTVIESHHERIDGTGYPYGLKLGEIPIEARIASVADVYDALTTVRIYKESVPLHRAISIIIENTEYQFDRTVVTAFLNAVGMYPPGTIVQLSDNRVGIVIAAGEKSILRPRVLLKTDEYGDRYDDHMVLDLADNAHLFIRSTIDDIGKRKDSFTLREFH; encoded by the coding sequence ATTCTTACAGTGATAGAGTCTCATCACGAGAGAATTGATGGAACAGGCTACCCCTATGGTCTGAAATTAGGAGAGATACCGATTGAAGCTCGAATTGCTTCTGTAGCTGATGTTTATGATGCTCTTACTACAGTTCGTATTTATAAAGAATCCGTTCCTTTGCACCGAGCTATTTCTATCATTATAGAAAATACGGAGTATCAATTTGATAGAACAGTAGTTACCGCTTTTTTGAACGCTGTGGGGATGTACCCTCCGGGAACAATTGTTCAATTATCAGATAATCGTGTTGGTATTGTTATTGCAGCAGGTGAAAAAAGTATTCTTCGCCCGCGAGTCCTTTTGAAGACAGACGAATATGGAGATCGATATGATGATCATATGGTTTTAGATCTTGCCGATAATGCACACTTGTTTATCCGTTCCACAATAGATGATATTGGCAAACGTAAAGACTCCTTCACTCTTCGAGAGTTTCACTAA
- the nudC gene encoding NAD(+) diphosphatase: MEKKSSLLFIFQKETILVRKNSPVTIPKYSERDSIPISFIRQGEVGSPKGNGHFWAEAAAEEQAPSGMEFVPLRGLYEVLGDALFPIAGQAFQLMYWRRTTRYCSSCGQPLQEHAVDRAMECSTCNLVIYPTISPVIAVAIEKDGQLLLARSPHFPPKRYSILAGFVEPGENLEEAVAREVMEEVGIEIKNIHYFGSQPWAFPHSLMVGFTAQWKSGNIHIDEKEIEAAEWYTPENLPSIPTQASISGRLILNYLHKYGY, from the coding sequence ATGGAAAAGAAGAGTTCACTCTTATTTATCTTTCAAAAGGAGACCATTCTTGTCAGAAAGAATTCCCCTGTTACGATACCTAAATATTCAGAGAGGGATAGTATCCCCATCTCTTTTATTCGCCAGGGAGAAGTCGGCTCACCTAAAGGGAACGGTCATTTCTGGGCAGAAGCAGCGGCAGAAGAGCAAGCTCCCTCGGGAATGGAATTTGTTCCTTTGCGTGGGCTTTACGAAGTTCTGGGAGATGCCCTTTTTCCCATTGCCGGACAAGCTTTTCAATTAATGTATTGGCGTCGCACGACACGTTACTGTAGCAGTTGTGGGCAACCTCTACAAGAGCACGCTGTAGATAGAGCTATGGAGTGTTCCACATGTAATTTAGTTATCTACCCTACAATTTCACCGGTTATTGCCGTAGCCATAGAAAAAGATGGGCAGCTTTTGCTTGCTCGAAGCCCCCATTTCCCTCCCAAAAGATACAGTATTCTAGCTGGATTTGTTGAACCAGGCGAAAATCTGGAAGAGGCTGTGGCTCGGGAAGTAATGGAAGAGGTAGGAATAGAGATTAAAAATATTCATTATTTTGGAAGTCAACCATGGGCATTTCCCCACTCTCTTATGGTCGGTTTCACTGCTCAATGGAAATCAGGGAATATACATATAGACGAAAAAGAAATAGAAGCTGCTGAATGGTACACTCCTGAAAACCTGCCATCAATACCGACACAAGCAAGTATTTCTGGACGTCTTATATTAAACTATTTACATAAATATGGATATTAG
- the mdoH gene encoding glucans biosynthesis glucosyltransferase MdoH — protein MSTDTLEIKWTRAASWRRILLLALILLPTFTASHYMAGVLPYKGATLLEIALVVVFGILFAWISIGFWTAMLGLFVLIRHKDQFSFSQALKKQPLSIEDTEAKTAILIPIYNEDVPRVMAGVQTTLQALRKTGLSHMFHIFILSDTTNPDIWVHEEMAWYKLCQDEDAFGTIFYRHRKSNVKRKSGNVADFCRRWGKDYRYMIVFDADSVMSGKTLVQMVQAMELRPDIGILQTPPAAVNRQSLIARVQQFANRVYGPIFAAGLHFWLLGDAQYWGHNAIIRVAPFMEHCQLPRLPGKGPLGGDILSHDFVEAALMRRAGYGVWLAYDMEGSYEETPPTLLDELKRDRRWCQGNLQHLRLIFTRGFFPVHRALFVNGVMSYGSALLWLVFLILSSAEAITEVLIEPQYFPSAEMTLFPQWPVWYPMWAITLLGSTAIVLFLPKILSIAYIIFYTKKAHLYGGSVRLTLSMIIETLTSTLLAPIRMAFHSHFVVMTLLGKATGWGTQTRDDRGTTWNDAFQYHISQTLIALLWGSILYVFNRSFFWWMLPILGPMALSIPISAFSSRVSFGQKLKKLFLLITPEETEAPSELATVDENMTKPASYSPLPLSQNEGFVRAVVDPKVLALHTSLILRHRVAAPSIRQRREDIQKKALEKGPEGLSAKEKMELLRDPDQLRELHRKIWRIPNWEKAAKWGIE, from the coding sequence ATGAGCACTGATACTCTCGAAATTAAATGGACTCGAGCCGCCAGTTGGAGAAGAATTCTGCTTTTAGCTCTTATTCTTCTTCCTACATTTACGGCAAGTCATTATATGGCCGGAGTGCTTCCTTATAAAGGAGCAACCCTTCTGGAAATAGCCCTTGTTGTCGTTTTTGGAATTCTTTTCGCATGGATATCCATTGGTTTCTGGACAGCTATGCTGGGCCTTTTTGTCTTGATTCGCCATAAAGACCAATTTTCATTTTCTCAGGCTTTAAAGAAGCAGCCTCTTTCCATAGAAGACACTGAGGCAAAAACGGCTATTCTCATACCTATTTATAATGAAGACGTACCTCGCGTTATGGCCGGAGTACAGACAACACTTCAGGCATTGCGCAAAACCGGATTGAGCCACATGTTTCATATTTTTATTCTCAGTGATACGACAAACCCCGACATTTGGGTTCATGAAGAAATGGCATGGTATAAGCTTTGCCAAGATGAAGATGCTTTTGGAACGATATTTTATCGTCATCGTAAAAGTAATGTGAAGAGAAAGAGTGGAAATGTCGCCGATTTCTGCAGACGATGGGGTAAAGATTATCGATATATGATCGTATTTGATGCTGACAGTGTTATGTCTGGAAAAACTTTGGTACAAATGGTTCAGGCTATGGAACTTCGTCCGGATATAGGGATTCTCCAAACACCTCCCGCCGCTGTAAATCGGCAATCTCTTATTGCTCGAGTACAGCAATTCGCTAATAGAGTATACGGCCCTATTTTTGCAGCGGGCCTTCATTTTTGGCTTTTAGGCGATGCTCAATATTGGGGACACAACGCCATCATACGAGTTGCTCCCTTTATGGAACATTGTCAACTCCCTCGTTTACCAGGAAAGGGCCCATTGGGAGGAGATATTCTGAGCCATGACTTCGTAGAAGCTGCCCTCATGAGAAGGGCTGGTTATGGAGTTTGGCTTGCCTACGATATGGAAGGCAGTTATGAGGAAACTCCACCCACTCTTCTTGATGAACTGAAGCGAGACAGACGGTGGTGCCAAGGAAATCTGCAACATTTACGGCTTATTTTCACACGAGGATTTTTCCCTGTTCATAGAGCTCTTTTCGTGAATGGTGTAATGTCGTATGGTTCAGCCTTGCTTTGGCTTGTTTTTCTGATTCTAAGTTCTGCTGAAGCCATTACCGAGGTTCTTATTGAGCCTCAGTATTTCCCTTCTGCGGAGATGACTCTCTTCCCGCAGTGGCCTGTTTGGTACCCAATGTGGGCCATCACTCTTCTAGGATCAACGGCCATCGTTCTCTTTCTTCCCAAAATACTTAGTATCGCGTATATTATTTTCTATACAAAAAAGGCACATCTTTACGGAGGAAGCGTTCGTCTCACGCTAAGCATGATCATTGAAACACTAACATCGACGTTGTTGGCACCGATACGTATGGCTTTTCATAGCCACTTTGTCGTAATGACACTTTTGGGAAAAGCGACAGGTTGGGGCACACAAACCAGAGATGATAGAGGAACCACGTGGAATGATGCTTTTCAGTACCATATCAGCCAGACTCTCATTGCTTTGCTCTGGGGAAGCATCCTTTACGTCTTTAATAGGTCTTTCTTCTGGTGGATGCTACCAATTTTAGGCCCCATGGCTCTATCTATACCTATTTCAGCCTTTTCAAGTCGTGTTTCTTTTGGACAAAAGTTAAAGAAACTTTTTTTGCTCATAACTCCAGAGGAAACAGAAGCTCCTAGCGAACTTGCAACAGTGGATGAAAATATGACAAAACCAGCTTCCTATTCTCCCTTGCCCCTTTCACAAAATGAAGGTTTTGTTCGGGCTGTCGTTGATCCCAAAGTTCTTGCTCTACACACATCGCTCATTCTTAGACATCGCGTCGCCGCCCCATCTATACGGCAAAGACGGGAAGACATTCAGAAAAAAGCCCTTGAGAAAGGACCAGAGGGACTTTCAGCCAAAGAAAAGATGGAATTACTACGAGACCCAGACCAATTACGAGAACTTCACCGCAAAATTTGGCGGATCCCTAATTGGGAAAAAGCAGCCAAATGGGGTATAGAATAA